From the genome of Mesorhizobium japonicum MAFF 303099, one region includes:
- a CDS encoding Lrp/AsnC family transcriptional regulator codes for MDETRIDQFDRKIMALLQGDARLTNNDLSERVNLSASQCSRRRQRLEEDGYIKGYRAVLDRDKLGFSLVNVISVTLATHNRDNARRFGELVARLPEVQEAHALTGEMDYILKVVTPDLKSLSEFVNGVLLPHESVQHVKTAIVLETLKETGALPI; via the coding sequence ATGGATGAGACGCGTATTGATCAATTTGACCGCAAGATAATGGCGCTCCTGCAGGGCGATGCGCGGTTGACCAACAACGATCTCTCGGAGCGGGTAAATCTCTCCGCATCGCAATGTTCGCGCCGCCGCCAGCGGCTGGAGGAGGACGGCTACATCAAGGGCTATCGGGCGGTGCTCGACCGCGACAAGCTCGGCTTCTCGCTGGTCAACGTCATCTCGGTGACCCTGGCCACCCACAACCGCGACAATGCGCGACGCTTCGGCGAACTGGTGGCGCGGCTGCCGGAAGTGCAGGAGGCGCACGCGCTGACCGGCGAGATGGACTATATCCTGAAAGTGGTGACGCCCGACCTGAAGTCGCTGTCGGAGTTCGTCAACGGCGTGCTTCTGCCGCACGAATCCGTGCAGCATGTGAAGACGGCGATCGTGCTTGAAACTTTGAAGGAAACCGGCGCGTTGCCGATTTAG
- a CDS encoding TIGR01244 family sulfur transferase, which yields MEYREISADYSVSGQIQPEDVAAIKEAGFKSVICNRPDDEQPGQPSAQSIGSAVEAAGLAFRYIPVISGQITAENVEDQAEALDELEGPVFAYCRSGARCTNLYGLIQQSKG from the coding sequence ATGGAATACCGCGAAATCAGCGCCGACTATTCGGTCTCTGGCCAGATCCAGCCCGAAGACGTCGCCGCCATCAAGGAAGCCGGCTTCAAGAGCGTCATCTGCAACCGGCCCGACGACGAGCAGCCCGGCCAGCCTTCGGCCCAAAGCATCGGATCGGCGGTCGAAGCCGCCGGCCTCGCCTTCCGCTATATCCCCGTCATCAGCGGCCAGATCACTGCAGAGAATGTCGAGGACCAGGCCGAGGCGCTGGACGAATTGGAAGGACCGGTGTTCGCCTATTGCCGCTCGGGCGCGCGCTGCACGAATCTGTACGGGCTGATCCAGCAGTCGAAGGGCTAA
- the aztC gene encoding zinc ABC transporter substrate-binding protein AztC, translating into MLKSIRAALAMSVITLSALGASSALAAPLKVVASFTVIADFARNVGGDRVDITTIVGPDGDAHVYEPSPADAVAMAKADIVLVNGLHFEGFLQRLVDASATKASIVTLTKGVTPIDFKPEFADADAAEGAGTGGGKTVTDPHAFQSIANAKIYVKNIAEAFCAADSDGCVSYQTNAATYTKKLDALEGEVKAAIQSIPEAKRVVITSHDAFGYFEHEYGLTFLAPQGISTDSEPSAADVAKLVEQVKQDKAAAIFVENITNPRLIEQIASETGIKVGGTLYSDALSQPDGPGSTYIDMMHNNIRQIKGAILGS; encoded by the coding sequence ATGCTGAAATCCATCCGCGCCGCCCTGGCGATGAGCGTTATAACATTATCTGCGCTTGGCGCTTCGTCGGCCCTCGCGGCGCCCCTGAAAGTCGTCGCCAGCTTCACGGTTATTGCCGATTTCGCCAGGAATGTTGGCGGCGACCGTGTCGACATCACCACCATCGTCGGCCCGGATGGCGACGCCCATGTCTATGAGCCGAGCCCGGCCGACGCGGTGGCCATGGCCAAGGCCGATATCGTTCTGGTCAACGGCCTGCATTTCGAAGGCTTTTTGCAGCGGCTGGTCGATGCCAGCGCCACCAAGGCCTCGATCGTCACCTTGACCAAGGGCGTGACCCCGATCGACTTCAAGCCTGAATTCGCAGACGCCGACGCGGCCGAAGGCGCCGGTACCGGCGGCGGCAAGACGGTGACCGACCCGCACGCCTTCCAGTCGATCGCCAACGCCAAGATCTATGTGAAGAACATCGCCGAGGCTTTCTGCGCGGCCGACAGCGATGGCTGCGTCAGCTACCAGACCAATGCCGCCACCTACACCAAGAAGCTCGACGCGCTGGAAGGCGAAGTAAAGGCCGCGATCCAGTCGATCCCCGAGGCTAAACGCGTCGTCATCACCTCGCATGACGCCTTCGGCTATTTCGAGCACGAATACGGCCTGACCTTCCTCGCCCCGCAAGGCATCTCAACCGATTCCGAACCGTCGGCCGCCGATGTCGCCAAGCTGGTCGAGCAGGTGAAGCAGGACAAGGCGGCGGCGATCTTCGTCGAAAACATCACCAACCCGCGCCTGATCGAACAGATCGCCAGCGAAACCGGCATCAAGGTGGGCGGCACGCTCTATTCGGATGCGCTGTCGCAGCCCGATGGTCCGGGATCGACCTATATCGACATGATGCACAACAACATCCGCCAGATCAAAGGCGCGATCCTCGGCAGCTGA
- the aztB gene encoding zinc ABC transporter permease AztB, protein MDALYGLFIAPFADFGFMQRALFGSLMLSLGACPIGVFLMLRRMSLSGDAMAHAILPGAAAGFLFYGLEILPMTVGGLIAGIIVALGAGAVSRFTIQREDASMAAFYLISLAIGVLMVSIRGSSVDLMHVLFGTVLALNNEALTLIGGIVAVTLVSLAIFWRALVAECLDPLFLRSVSRMGSPVHFIFLGLVVLNLVGGFQALGTLLSVGLMMLPAAAARFWTVRVEPMCVLAVLIGFASCIAGLLLSYHASLPSGPAIILSAGVVYFASILFGTRGILRARIIHHRHRTA, encoded by the coding sequence ATGGACGCGCTCTACGGCCTCTTCATCGCACCCTTCGCCGATTTCGGCTTCATGCAGCGGGCGCTGTTCGGCTCGCTGATGCTGTCGCTCGGCGCCTGCCCGATCGGCGTCTTCCTGATGCTGCGGCGCATGAGCCTGTCGGGTGATGCCATGGCGCATGCCATCCTGCCGGGTGCGGCCGCCGGCTTCCTGTTCTATGGGCTGGAAATCCTGCCGATGACCGTTGGCGGGCTGATCGCCGGTATCATCGTGGCGCTCGGCGCCGGTGCGGTCTCGCGCTTCACCATCCAGCGCGAGGACGCCTCGATGGCGGCCTTCTATCTGATTTCGCTGGCCATCGGCGTTCTGATGGTGTCGATCCGCGGCTCCAGCGTCGATCTCATGCATGTGCTGTTCGGCACGGTGCTGGCGCTCAACAATGAGGCGCTGACGCTGATCGGCGGCATCGTCGCGGTGACGCTGGTCAGCCTCGCCATCTTCTGGCGGGCGCTGGTCGCCGAGTGCCTCGATCCGCTGTTCCTGCGGTCGGTCAGCCGCATGGGCAGCCCGGTGCATTTCATTTTCCTCGGCCTGGTCGTGCTCAACCTTGTCGGCGGCTTCCAGGCGCTCGGCACGCTTCTGTCGGTCGGATTGATGATGCTGCCGGCGGCAGCCGCCCGCTTCTGGACGGTGCGCGTCGAGCCGATGTGCGTGTTGGCTGTGCTGATCGGCTTTGCCTCTTGCATCGCCGGACTGCTTTTGTCCTATCACGCCTCGCTGCCGTCCGGCCCGGCCATCATCCTGTCGGCCGGTGTCGTCTACTTCGCCTCGATCCTGTTTGGCACGCGCGGCATTCTGCGCGCCCGCATCATCCATCACCGTCACAGAACGGCCTGA
- the aztA gene encoding zinc ABC transporter ATP-binding protein AztA, with the protein MTQTCLTFRDLTLGYNSHPAIHHLDGTIRKGSLTAVVGANGSGKSTLMKGIVGVLKPMAGEVVRAPGVRAAYLPQQSELDRSFPARVVDLVSLGLWPKRGMLGRYTSEDRAAVSQALMAVGLGGFEKRPIDTLSGGQLQRTLFARVLLQDADLILLDEPFNAVDAKTVGDLIALIKRWHGEERTIMVVVHDLDLVRQNFPETLLLARQPIAWGETRETLKPENLLRARRFHEAWEENAPWCEPDAHGHDHAHGHDHHGHDHDHHHGAGPRAA; encoded by the coding sequence ATGACCCAGACCTGCCTGACATTCCGTGACCTGACGCTGGGCTATAACAGCCACCCGGCGATCCACCATCTCGACGGCACGATCCGCAAGGGCTCGCTGACCGCCGTTGTCGGCGCCAACGGCTCCGGCAAATCGACGCTGATGAAGGGCATTGTCGGCGTGCTGAAGCCGATGGCCGGCGAGGTTGTTCGCGCCCCGGGCGTGCGCGCCGCCTACCTGCCGCAGCAATCGGAGCTTGATCGTTCGTTTCCGGCGCGCGTCGTCGATCTGGTCTCGCTCGGTCTCTGGCCGAAGCGCGGCATGCTCGGCCGCTACACGTCAGAAGATCGCGCGGCGGTCAGCCAGGCACTGATGGCGGTCGGCCTTGGCGGCTTCGAGAAGCGGCCGATCGATACGCTGTCGGGCGGCCAGCTGCAGCGCACGCTGTTTGCCCGCGTGCTGCTGCAGGATGCCGACCTCATCCTGCTCGATGAACCGTTCAATGCCGTCGATGCCAAGACGGTCGGCGATCTGATCGCCCTGATCAAGCGCTGGCATGGCGAGGAACGCACCATCATGGTCGTCGTCCATGATCTCGATCTGGTGCGGCAGAATTTCCCCGAAACCCTGCTTCTAGCTCGCCAGCCGATCGCCTGGGGCGAAACGCGCGAAACGCTGAAGCCGGAAAACCTGCTGCGCGCCCGCCGTTTCCATGAAGCCTGGGAGGAGAACGCGCCCTGGTGCGAACCGGACGCGCACGGTCATGATCATGCCCATGGCCACGATCATCATGGACACGATCACGACCATCACCATGGCGCCGGGCCGAGGGCTGCCTGA
- a CDS encoding RidA family protein → MSIRRIDVGPRMSQIVIHGNTVYLAGQVGEPGGNVASQTRDILATIDELLAKAGTDKSKIVQAIIWLADMGTFAEMNSEWDKWVPQGHTPARATGEAKLAGPEYLVEIIVTAAI, encoded by the coding sequence ATGAGTATTCGTCGCATCGATGTTGGCCCGCGCATGAGCCAGATCGTCATCCACGGCAACACCGTCTATCTGGCAGGCCAGGTCGGCGAGCCCGGCGGCAATGTCGCCTCGCAGACCCGCGACATCCTGGCGACCATCGACGAATTGCTGGCCAAGGCCGGAACCGACAAGAGCAAGATCGTCCAGGCGATCATCTGGCTGGCCGACATGGGCACCTTCGCCGAGATGAATTCGGAATGGGACAAGTGGGTGCCGCAGGGCCACACCCCCGCCCGCGCCACCGGCGAAGCCAAGTTGGCTGGTCCGGAGTATCTGGTCGAGATTATTGTCACGGCGGCGATTTAA
- the hutC gene encoding histidine utilization repressor, whose protein sequence is MSTVETADADSGGSLHQRILSDISEKILSGAWAPGYRIPFEHELTTEYNCSRMTVNKALSQLAKAGLIERRRRSGSFVRRPQSQAAVLELHDIRIEVEALGLAYRYERLEQLKRRSNAEDRALLGLSAAGSVLWIEGLHFAGERPFALEQRLINLSAVPEAGDEEFLEIAAGPWLIGRVPWSEAEHRIRAMAADEAIADALDIDPGAPCLVVERRTWSAEHPVTHVRFIYPAESHTLVARFTPSQG, encoded by the coding sequence ATGAGCACGGTCGAGACGGCGGATGCGGACAGCGGCGGCTCGCTGCATCAACGCATCCTGTCCGACATCAGCGAAAAAATCCTGTCGGGCGCCTGGGCGCCCGGGTATCGCATTCCTTTCGAGCACGAACTGACGACCGAGTACAATTGCTCGCGCATGACAGTAAACAAGGCGCTGTCGCAGTTGGCCAAGGCCGGGCTGATCGAACGCCGCCGCCGCTCGGGCAGCTTCGTCCGCCGGCCGCAGTCGCAGGCGGCGGTGCTGGAACTTCATGACATCAGGATCGAGGTCGAAGCGCTAGGCCTGGCCTATCGCTACGAGCGGCTGGAACAGCTGAAGCGCCGCAGCAATGCGGAGGACAGAGCGTTGCTCGGGCTGTCCGCCGCAGGCTCTGTGCTATGGATCGAAGGCCTGCATTTCGCCGGCGAACGGCCATTCGCACTCGAGCAGCGCCTGATCAATCTTTCCGCGGTTCCGGAAGCCGGGGACGAAGAGTTTCTGGAGATCGCCGCCGGCCCCTGGCTGATCGGCCGCGTTCCATGGAGCGAGGCCGAGCATCGCATCCGCGCCATGGCCGCCGATGAGGCCATCGCCGACGCGCTCGACATCGATCCGGGCGCGCCCTGCCTTGTGGTCGAGCGCCGCACCTGGAGCGCTGAACACCCGGTTACCCATGTGCGGTTTATCTATCCGGCGGAAAGCCACACGCTGGTGGCAAGATTCACGCCGTCGCAGGGGTAG
- a CDS encoding formimidoylglutamate deiminase, with protein MTAIFAEQALLPEGWQGNVRITLDEGRIASVEADAAPQAGDERHAILVPGMPNLHSHAFQRGMAGLAELRGPSADSFWSWREVMYRFALAMTPDQVEAVAAQLYVEMLEAGFSRVGEFHYLHHDRDGNPYANLAEMAERIAAAAGETGIGLTLLPVFYAHSSFGGAAPNEGQRRFINDVNRFSRLVEKSSDSVRALNQAVVGVAPHSLRAATPEELTQVAALAPNGPIHIHVAEQVKEVEDCLAWSGARPVEFLLANTKIDQRWCLIHATHMTDAETIGMARRGAIAGLCPITEANLGDGTFAAPLFTEHGGRFGIGSDSNVLIGLPDELRQLEYSQRLAHRARNVLAVAGGSTGRALFAAALDGGIQALGAGASQIAAGAAADLVSLDAGHPSLAGKTGDAILDAWIFANGSKVDCVWVHGKKQVSGGRHARREAIAKRFRAVMMELSA; from the coding sequence GTGACGGCGATCTTTGCGGAACAGGCGCTGCTGCCCGAGGGCTGGCAAGGCAATGTCAGGATCACGCTTGATGAAGGCCGCATTGCCTCAGTCGAAGCAGACGCGGCTCCGCAGGCCGGCGACGAGCGCCACGCAATTCTCGTGCCCGGCATGCCGAACCTGCACAGCCATGCCTTCCAGCGCGGCATGGCCGGCCTTGCCGAGCTTCGCGGCCCGTCGGCCGACAGTTTCTGGAGCTGGCGCGAGGTGATGTACCGCTTTGCGCTAGCGATGACGCCCGACCAGGTCGAGGCGGTTGCCGCACAGCTCTATGTCGAGATGCTGGAAGCCGGTTTTTCCCGCGTCGGCGAATTCCACTATCTGCACCACGACCGCGACGGAAACCCCTATGCCAACCTTGCCGAGATGGCCGAGCGCATCGCCGCCGCCGCCGGCGAAACCGGCATCGGCCTGACGCTGCTGCCGGTGTTTTACGCGCACTCCTCCTTCGGCGGAGCGGCTCCGAACGAAGGCCAAAGGCGATTCATCAACGATGTGAATCGGTTCTCCCGGCTTGTTGAGAAGTCCAGCGATTCGGTTCGCGCGTTGAATCAGGCAGTCGTCGGCGTCGCACCGCACAGTCTGCGCGCCGCCACACCGGAGGAATTGACCCAAGTTGCCGCTTTGGCGCCGAATGGGCCGATCCACATCCACGTCGCCGAACAGGTGAAGGAGGTCGAGGACTGCCTCGCCTGGTCCGGGGCGCGCCCGGTCGAGTTCCTGCTGGCCAACACCAAAATCGACCAGCGCTGGTGCCTGATCCACGCCACGCATATGACCGATGCCGAAACCATCGGCATGGCCAGGAGGGGCGCCATCGCCGGCCTTTGCCCGATCACCGAGGCCAATCTCGGCGACGGGACGTTTGCCGCGCCGTTATTCACCGAGCATGGCGGCCGCTTCGGTATCGGCTCCGATTCCAACGTGCTGATCGGCCTGCCCGACGAATTGCGCCAACTCGAATATTCGCAGCGCCTCGCCCACCGCGCCCGCAACGTGCTGGCGGTGGCCGGCGGCTCGACCGGGCGGGCACTGTTCGCCGCAGCACTCGACGGTGGCATCCAGGCGCTCGGCGCCGGGGCCTCGCAGATCGCCGCCGGCGCTGCCGCAGATCTCGTCTCGCTCGACGCCGGCCATCCTTCGCTGGCCGGCAAGACTGGCGACGCCATCCTCGACGCCTGGATCTTCGCCAATGGCAGCAAGGTCGATTGCGTTTGGGTGCATGGCAAGAAGCAGGTCAGCGGCGGCAGGCATGCCAGGCGCGAAGCCATCGCCAAGCGTTTTCGCGCCGTGATGATGGAGCTTTCCGCATGA
- the hutI gene encoding imidazolonepropionase, producing the protein MGGANGKSGLRVWRNARLATMADGVAGLGIVEKGAIATRDGLIIYAGAEASMPALAGPGAETVDCEGRWITPGLIDCHTHLVYAGNRANEFEMRLAGATYEEVARAGGGIVSSVKSLRAANEDELVAQTLPRLDALMAEGVTTVEVKSGYGLDLDNEKKSLRAARRLANERPVTIRTTCLAAHALPPEAKGDKEAFVDLVAGTILPGVAAEKLADAVDGFCEGIAFSPEQIARVFDKARALGLPVKLHADQLSNLHGAALAASYGALSADHLEYTDEAGAAAMAKAGTVATILPGAYYFIRETKKPPVDLFRRHGVKMAVATDSNPGTSPLTSLLLTMNMAATLFGLTVDECLAGVTREAARALGLLDKTGTLEAGKSADLAIWDIERPAELVYRMGFNPLHARIWRGQ; encoded by the coding sequence ATGGGTGGAGCAAACGGGAAGAGCGGCCTTCGTGTCTGGCGCAATGCGCGCCTGGCGACCATGGCCGACGGTGTGGCCGGCCTCGGCATTGTCGAGAAAGGCGCGATCGCCACGCGCGACGGTCTCATTATTTATGCCGGCGCGGAGGCCTCGATGCCGGCTTTGGCGGGGCCGGGCGCCGAGACCGTCGATTGCGAGGGCCGCTGGATCACGCCGGGCCTGATCGACTGCCACACGCATCTTGTCTATGCGGGCAACCGCGCCAACGAATTCGAGATGCGGCTGGCCGGCGCCACCTATGAGGAAGTCGCCCGCGCCGGCGGCGGCATTGTGTCCTCGGTCAAGTCGCTGCGCGCGGCAAACGAGGATGAGCTTGTTGCCCAGACGCTGCCGCGCCTCGATGCGCTGATGGCCGAAGGTGTCACGACGGTCGAGGTCAAATCGGGCTATGGCCTCGATCTCGATAATGAGAAGAAGTCGTTGCGTGCCGCCCGCCGGCTGGCCAATGAGCGCCCCGTCACAATCCGCACGACTTGTCTCGCCGCGCACGCGCTGCCGCCCGAAGCCAAGGGTGACAAGGAGGCCTTCGTCGATCTCGTCGCTGGCACGATCCTGCCCGGTGTTGCCGCTGAGAAACTTGCCGACGCCGTCGACGGTTTTTGCGAAGGCATCGCCTTTTCGCCGGAGCAGATCGCACGCGTCTTCGACAAGGCGAGAGCGCTCGGGCTGCCCGTGAAACTCCATGCCGACCAGCTTTCGAATCTGCACGGCGCCGCGCTTGCCGCCAGCTATGGCGCGTTGTCGGCGGATCATCTCGAATACACCGATGAGGCAGGCGCTGCCGCGATGGCGAAGGCCGGCACGGTGGCGACCATCCTGCCCGGCGCCTATTACTTCATCCGCGAAACGAAGAAGCCGCCTGTCGACCTGTTCCGCCGCCATGGCGTGAAGATGGCAGTGGCGACGGACAGCAATCCCGGTACCTCGCCGCTGACCTCGCTGTTGCTCACTATGAATATGGCCGCGACGCTCTTTGGCTTGACCGTCGATGAATGCCTTGCCGGCGTCACCCGCGAGGCCGCGCGTGCGCTTGGCCTTCTCGACAAGACCGGCACGCTGGAAGCCGGCAAATCCGCCGACCTGGCGATCTGGGATATCGAGCGCCCCGCCGAACTCGTCTACCGCATGGGCTTCAACCCGCTCCATGCCCGCATCTGGAGAGGACAATGA
- the hutH gene encoding histidine ammonia-lyase yields MTELTLKPGNATLADWRAIYRGAVPKLDEACRPKIKASAEAVARIVAKGEPVYGINTGFGKLASVRIPAGDLETLQRNIVLSHAAGVGEPMPVAIARLMMALKLASLAQGASGVRPETIDLLQAMLANDVIPVVPAQGSVGASGDLAPLSHMTAVMIGVGECFTPHGRFPAKVAFVSHGLEPVTLGAKEGLALLNGTQFSTAYALAALFEAEVLYQSALVAGALSTDAAKGSDAPFDPRIHLLRKHRGQIETAEALRNLMAGSAIRESHRVGDERVQDPYCLRCQPQVMGAALDVLRKAADTLGTEANGVTDNPLIFAEDDTALSGGNFHAEPVAFAADMIALAVCEIGSLSERRIAMLVDPALSGMPAFLTPKPGLNSGFMIPQVTAAALVSENKQKAYPASVDSIPTSANQEDHVSMAAHGARRLIGMVENATAVIGIELLAAAQGCDFHQPLASSDALEAVRKLVRAEVPHLDNDRHFHPDMEKAIAMVRSGATVRAAGAVALPSIAGAA; encoded by the coding sequence ATGACCGAACTGACCCTGAAGCCCGGCAACGCGACGCTAGCCGACTGGCGCGCCATCTACCGTGGCGCCGTGCCGAAGCTGGATGAGGCTTGCCGTCCAAAAATCAAGGCGAGCGCCGAGGCTGTCGCCAGGATCGTCGCCAAGGGCGAGCCGGTCTATGGCATCAACACCGGCTTCGGCAAACTGGCCAGCGTGCGCATCCCGGCCGGCGATCTCGAGACCTTGCAGCGCAACATCGTGCTGTCGCACGCCGCCGGCGTCGGCGAGCCGATGCCGGTCGCAATTGCCCGCCTGATGATGGCGCTGAAGCTTGCCAGCCTGGCGCAGGGCGCCTCGGGCGTGCGCCCCGAAACCATCGATTTGCTGCAAGCGATGCTCGCCAACGACGTCATCCCGGTGGTGCCGGCGCAAGGCTCGGTCGGCGCGTCCGGCGATCTCGCACCGCTGTCGCACATGACGGCGGTGATGATCGGCGTCGGCGAATGCTTTACCCCGCATGGCCGGTTCCCGGCCAAGGTCGCTTTCGTCTCGCACGGCCTCGAGCCGGTGACGCTTGGCGCCAAGGAAGGCCTGGCGTTGCTCAACGGCACGCAGTTCTCGACCGCCTATGCGCTCGCCGCTTTGTTCGAAGCCGAAGTGCTCTACCAATCGGCGCTGGTAGCCGGTGCGCTGTCGACCGATGCCGCCAAGGGGTCCGACGCGCCTTTCGACCCGCGCATTCATCTCTTGAGAAAGCACCGTGGCCAGATCGAGACGGCGGAGGCGCTGCGCAATCTGATGGCCGGCAGTGCCATCAGGGAATCGCACCGTGTCGGTGACGAGCGCGTGCAGGACCCCTATTGCCTGCGCTGCCAGCCGCAGGTCATGGGCGCCGCGCTCGACGTGTTGCGCAAGGCTGCCGATACGCTCGGCACCGAGGCCAATGGCGTCACCGACAATCCGCTGATCTTCGCCGAGGACGATACGGCGCTCTCCGGCGGTAATTTCCACGCCGAGCCGGTGGCTTTTGCCGCCGACATGATCGCTCTTGCCGTCTGCGAGATCGGCTCGTTGTCGGAACGCCGCATCGCCATGCTGGTCGATCCCGCACTGTCCGGTATGCCGGCCTTCCTGACGCCCAAGCCCGGCCTCAACTCCGGCTTCATGATCCCGCAGGTGACGGCGGCCGCACTCGTTTCGGAAAACAAGCAGAAGGCCTATCCGGCCAGCGTCGATTCCATTCCGACCTCGGCTAACCAGGAAGATCACGTCTCGATGGCCGCGCATGGCGCGCGCCGGCTGATCGGCATGGTCGAGAACGCCACAGCGGTGATCGGCATCGAATTGCTGGCGGCCGCGCAAGGCTGTGATTTCCACCAGCCGCTGGCGTCGAGCGATGCGCTGGAGGCCGTGCGCAAGCTGGTCCGAGCCGAAGTGCCGCATCTCGACAATGACCGCCACTTCCACCCCGACATGGAAAAGGCAATCGCCATGGTGCGCAGCGGCGCGACCGTCAGGGCTGCCGGCGCGGTGGCATTGCCGTCCATCGCGGGAGCGGCATGA
- the hutG gene encoding N-formylglutamate deformylase: protein MNATPWLTVSRGTAPLLVSIPHTGIDLAGLEPRLVSPWLGRRDCDWWIDKLYDFANDLGATVVHTAISRTVIDVNRDPTGVSLYPGQTTTTLCPTDTFDGDPLYRMGEEPTPSEIDQRRETYFKPYHAALQAEIDRLRGMHEKIVLYDCHSIRSVLPRLFEGTLPVFNLGTNDGKSTDPVLQDKVAAILAATGETWVVNGRFKGGSITRGFGQPQNGVHALQMELSNRGYMREPSEKGSPENWPVPYDPTYAAPIRATLKTILETAIDWARR from the coding sequence ATGAATGCCACACCCTGGCTTACCGTCAGCCGAGGCACAGCACCGCTGCTGGTGTCGATCCCGCACACCGGCATCGACCTCGCCGGCCTCGAACCCCGGCTGGTGTCGCCCTGGCTCGGCCGCCGCGATTGCGACTGGTGGATCGACAAGCTCTATGATTTCGCCAACGACCTCGGCGCGACCGTCGTGCACACCGCCATTTCGCGAACCGTGATCGACGTCAACCGCGACCCGACAGGCGTTTCGCTTTATCCCGGACAGACCACGACCACGCTTTGCCCGACCGACACATTTGACGGCGATCCGCTTTATCGCATGGGCGAGGAACCGACCCCATCCGAGATCGATCAGCGTCGCGAGACCTATTTCAAGCCCTATCATGCCGCCTTGCAGGCCGAGATCGACCGGTTGCGCGGTATGCATGAAAAGATCGTGCTCTACGACTGCCATTCGATCCGCTCGGTGCTGCCGCGCCTGTTCGAAGGCACGCTGCCGGTCTTTAATCTCGGCACCAATGACGGCAAGAGCACCGATCCTGTTCTTCAGGACAAGGTCGCCGCCATCCTCGCCGCGACCGGCGAGACCTGGGTGGTCAACGGTCGCTTCAAGGGCGGCTCGATCACCCGCGGCTTCGGTCAGCCGCAGAACGGCGTTCATGCGCTGCAGATGGAACTCTCCAACCGTGGCTACATGCGCGAGCCATCGGAGAAGGGATCGCCGGAGAACTGGCCGGTCCCTTACGACCCAACCTATGCAGCGCCGATCCGCGCTACGCTGAAGACCATCCTCGAAACCGCGATCGACTGGGCAAGGCGCTGA